In Tuberibacillus sp. Marseille-P3662, the following proteins share a genomic window:
- a CDS encoding DNA polymerase IV — protein sequence MKDSVIFLVDMQSFYASVEKADDPTLQNQPVIVSGDPERRSGIILAACPIAKEFGVETAEPLWKAQQKCPQAVVRRPRMQRYIDMSLQITKICEQFTDLVEPFSIDEQFLDVTGSQRLFGNPFEIATKIQKRIMSVTGVYARVGMGPNKVMAKMACDHFAKKNRNGIFQLDASNMQEKLWPLPIGKLFGVGHRMERHFIRMGIRQIGHLANFPLQQLQSRWGINGQVLWQTANGRDFAPVTTQTHDGQKAIGHNMTLPRDYDTLSDVRVVLLELSQEVARRARAKGYAGHTVSVGVRGADFDRPTGFHRQIKLTSPTDFDLDIYHAADHLLHLYWDRLPIRSLGVTLSQLQQGHNIQLSLFEATNKKHQLNQALDTIYHKYGHTAIVRAASLTAAGQTFERSAKIGGHYK from the coding sequence ATGAAAGACAGCGTGATTTTCCTTGTTGATATGCAGTCGTTTTATGCTTCCGTTGAAAAGGCTGATGATCCGACATTACAAAACCAGCCCGTTATTGTATCCGGTGATCCAGAGAGACGAAGCGGCATTATTCTAGCTGCTTGTCCTATAGCTAAAGAGTTCGGTGTTGAAACAGCCGAACCCCTATGGAAAGCCCAACAAAAATGCCCCCAAGCTGTCGTGAGGCGTCCAAGAATGCAACGATACATTGATATGTCGTTACAAATCACAAAGATCTGTGAGCAATTTACGGATCTGGTCGAACCCTTCTCCATTGATGAGCAATTTTTAGATGTGACAGGCAGCCAAAGGCTTTTTGGTAACCCTTTTGAGATCGCGACGAAGATTCAGAAACGGATTATGTCTGTGACAGGGGTCTATGCTCGGGTTGGCATGGGTCCAAATAAGGTTATGGCTAAAATGGCCTGCGATCATTTCGCCAAAAAGAATCGAAATGGTATTTTTCAGCTTGATGCATCCAACATGCAAGAGAAACTTTGGCCACTGCCGATTGGGAAACTTTTTGGGGTTGGTCACCGCATGGAACGTCATTTCATTCGAATGGGTATCCGTCAGATTGGTCATTTAGCGAACTTCCCCCTACAACAGCTTCAATCGCGATGGGGCATCAACGGTCAGGTATTATGGCAAACCGCCAATGGCCGTGACTTTGCGCCTGTGACAACCCAAACGCATGACGGGCAAAAAGCCATTGGTCACAACATGACCTTGCCCCGAGATTATGACACATTGAGTGACGTTCGAGTGGTGTTGCTTGAATTAAGCCAGGAGGTGGCACGGCGAGCAAGAGCTAAGGGCTATGCTGGCCATACTGTGTCAGTAGGCGTAAGGGGTGCGGACTTTGATAGGCCGACGGGGTTTCATCGACAAATCAAACTCACGTCCCCGACTGACTTTGACTTAGATATTTACCATGCAGCTGATCATTTGCTTCACTTGTATTGGGATCGGTTACCCATCCGTAGCCTTGGTGTGACCTTATCACAACTCCAACAGGGTCATAACATTCAGTTAAGTCTTTTTGAAGCGACAAATAAAAAACATCAGCTTAATCAGGCTCTAGATACGATTTATCATAAATATGGCCATACCGCTATTGTCAGGGCCGCTTCACTAACCGCTGCCGGTCAAACCTTTGAGCGATCGGCTAAAATAGGTGGCCATTATAAATAA
- a CDS encoding ATP-dependent DNA ligase, whose translation MFIAPMLLETSKHAFDHADYIFEPKFDGFRAILSVKQGMTTIYTRHQTVVTERFSELLNGSISDDVILDGEIVCYDPETRNVDFELVMNRFSTKHPEKVKHKSRSLPCSFMAFDVLYYQGKDLRRLPLSERKTVLDNVLEDHDFIHQTPYVVGEGKKLFKTIQTANMEGICAKLFNSPYQSRRSPNWRKIINWKHTEIYLTGYLKTPAFGWLAAIKTNNRLKPVGIIEHGPSRTERQSFYQAAEPLVTDEDSKTVHLKPAIRAKVKFRNWTRKSMLRSPVFEEFIL comes from the coding sequence ATGTTTATAGCACCGATGCTACTTGAAACAAGCAAGCACGCATTTGATCATGCCGATTATATATTTGAACCTAAATTTGATGGCTTCCGAGCCATTCTAAGCGTTAAACAGGGTATGACGACCATTTATACCCGACATCAAACCGTTGTGACTGAACGCTTTTCCGAACTTTTAAATGGATCGATAAGTGATGATGTCATTCTTGATGGCGAAATCGTTTGTTATGATCCAGAAACGCGAAATGTTGATTTTGAGCTTGTCATGAATCGTTTCTCTACGAAACATCCGGAAAAGGTTAAACATAAAAGCCGATCCTTACCATGCTCATTCATGGCTTTTGATGTTTTGTATTATCAAGGGAAGGATTTGCGAAGATTACCATTAAGCGAGCGAAAAACGGTGCTTGACAATGTTCTGGAAGATCACGACTTCATTCATCAAACACCTTATGTTGTAGGAGAAGGGAAAAAGCTTTTCAAAACGATCCAAACGGCCAACATGGAAGGGATATGTGCTAAGCTATTTAATAGTCCTTACCAGTCTCGTCGAAGTCCGAATTGGCGTAAGATCATCAACTGGAAGCATACCGAGATATATCTTACCGGTTACCTTAAAACACCGGCATTTGGATGGCTTGCAGCCATCAAGACTAATAACAGGCTTAAGCCTGTTGGCATTATCGAACATGGTCCGTCAAGAACGGAACGTCAGTCTTTCTATCAAGCAGCCGAACCCCTTGTCACAGATGAAGATAGCAAAACCGTACACCTCAAACCGGCCATCCGTGCCAAAGTCAAATTCCGAAATTGGACAAGGAAAAGTATGCTACGGTCACCGGTGTTTGAAGAATTTATTTTATAA